The Pirellulaceae bacterium genomic interval TGACGAAATCCGGACGCCCCGCCTGGGGTAATAATGCGATTGACCGTTTCGTTTTTGACGGCCTTCGTGAACGTGGCCTCGTTCCTGCCGAGCGAGCCGATCGATATACGCTCGTGCGACGCCTCTCGCTCGACTTAACGGGATTACCACCAACGATCGAAGAGGTTGACCATTTCGTTTTCGATCAACAGCCAGATGCTTACGCGCGATTGGTTGATCGTTTGTTGCAATCGCCAGCATTCGGGGAACGATGGGCCCGCGTTTGGCTCGACATAGCGCGTTACGCAGATTCAGCCGGTTACGCCGCGGATCCTCCCCGGGTGATTTGGCGTTATCGTGATTGGGTGATTGATGCGCTAAATCGCAACTTGCCGTTCGACGAGTTTTCGGTTCAGCAGCTAGCGGGGGACCTGTTGCCGAATTCAACAGATGAACAGCTATTGGCGACAGCGTTTCACCGAAACACAATGACCAATAGCGAAGGAGGCACCGATGATGAGGAGTTTCGGTCTGCAGCGGTTGTTGACCGCGTCAATACAACGATGCAAGTCTGGATGGGACTGACGATGGGCTGTGCTCAGTGCCATTCGCATAAGTACGATCCGATTTCTCAGGAAGAGTATTTTCAGTTTTATGCTGTCTTCAACAACACAGCAGATGCGGACCGGGCCGATGAGTCTCCAGGCCTGCGGGAGTACACTGCGGAAGAGAATCGGCTGCGAAAGACGTTGCAATCTGAGATCACAGGTTTGAAGACAAAGCTAGAGCAGTTGCAGCAAGAGCAGATAGATCGTCAGGCGACAACTCCGGATTCGCTGCAAGCCCGATTCGTGAGAATCGAATCGTTACAGGACAAAGCATTTCTTTCCTTGGCAGAAGTTCAAGTACTTGTCGGTGATCGCAATGTCGCCACATCAGGAACTGCGCAGCAGAGTTCAGTGGCTTACGACGGTCCGGCCAAGTTTGCCATCGACGGTGAGACCAACGGGGATTTTAACCTGAAATCGACGACACACACGGCGGCTGAAGATCGGCCCTGGTGGGAGGTCGATCTCAAGGTGGGTCACATGGTCGATGCAATCGCAGTCTGGAATCGGACCGACGGAGATTCCTCCAAACGTCTAAAACAGTTCCGCGTTGTTGCCTTGAATGAGGATCGGCAAGCCATCTTTGTAAAGGTGTTCGATCAAATTCCAATGCCCAGCGTGCGGGTTGAATTGCCCCAGCAGGTGGAGCTGCTTTCAGCGAAACAACTCGAAGCAATAGCTCAATACCGTCAGGCGAATCAAGGTGAGCTTTCGGTGTTAAGAGCAGAAATCGCAACTCGCGAAAAGCAGCTGCAGGGGATCAAAGGCGTGTTGACGCCGATCATGCGAGAGTTGCCGCGAGATAAAAGGCGAACGACGCATGTGCAAATTCGGGGGAACTTTTTGATTCAGGGCGCGAAAGTCGAGGCAGGGGTTCCTGCCTCGTTTCACCCGTTACCGGCCGACGTGGAGCCCAATCGACTCGAGGTGACTCGCTGGCTCGTGTCGGCGGATAATCCGCTGACTGCCCGAGTGGCCGTAAATCGTTGTTGGGAGCAACTGTTCGGAATAGGCCTGGTGGAAACGAGTGAAGATTTCGGTACGCAGGGTGAACTTCCATCTCATCCGCGGCTTCTTGATACGTTGGCGGTTCGTTATGTGGACCGCGGTTGGGATACCAAGTGGTTGTTGCGAGAAATCGTGATGTCGGCAACTTACCAGCAAGCGTCGGGGGTGACAGAACAGAAACTAGCGATTGACCCCTCAAATCGGCTGCTCTCACGAGGGGCAAGTTTTCGTTTGTCGGCGGAAATGATTCGGGATCAAGCACTCGCCATTGCTGGCCAACTTAGTCGGAAAATGATGGGGCCCTCCGTACGACCTCCAAGGCCTGCGCTTGGTCTGCGAGCCGCCTTTGGTGGCTCGACGGATTGGCAGCCCAGCGCGGGCGAAGATCGTTTTCGGCGCGGCATCTACACCCGATGGCGCAGGACTACCCCCTACCCTTCTATGACTACTTTTGATGCACCGAGTCGAGAGGTGTGTACGATCCGTCGTGTTCGCACTAACACTCCGTTGCAAGCGCTTGTGACACTCAATGATCCGGTTTTTATCGAAGCTGCGAAGGGATTGGCGAGTCGAATGGTATCCGAACCCGACCGGTCGGTGGAAGATCGGATCGCCCACGGTTTTCGGCTCTGCGTGGCGCGGCCACCTGCCAGGCTTGAAGTGGCTCGGTTAGCCGAGCTATACGGTAGGGTGCGAAATCAGTATGCACAGCAGCCCGAGAACGCGAAACATCTGGCGTTTGAGCCATTGGGGCCGATTGGGATGACAACACCCGACCTTGCCGCTTGGACGGTGCTGGCCAATGTTTTATTGAATTTGGATGAACTTCTTGCAAAGAAGTAACCAACGGTGATCGAAATGAATACGCTTCATGAACAGGCATTACGGCAAACGCGTCGACATTTTTTTCGCGATTGTCAGTTGGGGCTCGGCAGCATTGCGCTGAGTACTTTACTGGCTTCGGAATCGAACGCTGATCAAGAACGGCCGCTCGCCGCGCGGACGCCACACCATCCCGCCAAGGCAAGAAATGTAATCTACCTGCATATGGCAGGTTCGCCGCCCCATCTGGATCTCTTTGACTACAAACCGGAATTGGTCAAACGGACGGGAGAAAATTGCCCTGCTGAATATTTTCAGGGGAAACGGTTTGCTTTCACGAGTGCCGCTCCGAAATTGTTGGGGACTCCGCGCAAGTTTGGTCAACATGGCGAAGGTGGCTTATGGCTGTCTGACGCGCTGCCGAATTTATCCAACGTTGCAGATGAGTTGTGCGTTATTCGTTCGATGAATACGGACCAATTTAATCACGCACCCGCACAGTTGATGCTCTATACGGGCTCGCCGCGAATGGGGCGTCCTTCTTTGGGATCTTGGGTCACCTATGGCCTGGGCTCGGAAAATCAGAATTTGCCTGGCTTTGTCGTCCTGGTGTCGAGTGGTTCAAATCCGAGTGCGGGTAAAAGCGTTTGGGGTAGCGGATTTCTGCCATCCGTATTTCAGGGAGTCCAATGTCGAACGCAAGGAGATCCTGTACTCTTCGTTTCGAATCCTGAGGGAATGGATCGAAATCTGCGACGAATGAGTCTTGATGCCTTGCGTGATCTAAACCAAATCCAGATGGCAGAAGGCGGTGACCCTGAAACACGTACTCGGATTGCGCAGTACGAGTTAGCTTATCGCATGCAAGCATCGGTACCTGAAGTGATGGATATTTCACGTGAGACAGAGGCAACGAAGAAGGCCTACGGAGCTGTGCCTGGTGAGTCTAGTTTTGCAAATAATTGTCTACTAGCCCGAAGATTGGTCGAGCAAGGTGTAAGATTTGTGCAGCTATTTGATTGGGGATGGGACTTCCACGGAACCAATCCAAAGGAAGATATACGAGATGGGCTCACCAAGAAATGCAGTACGATGGACCAACCTGTGGCAGCCCTAATCCAGGATTTGAAGGAACGAGGGCTACTGAATGAGACGTTAGTCGTTCTAAGCGGTGAATTTGGAAGGACGCCATTTCGCGAAGGACGAACAAGTAAGGGGAGTATTCTTGGGCGAGATCATTTTCCGGATTGTTATTCAATGTTTCTTGCCGGCGGCGGAATTCGCGGGGGGCATACGCACGGCGCATCGGACGAGCTTGGTTTTCGTCCAGTGGAGGACAAGGTGCATGTGCACGATCTGCAAGCCACGATTCTCCATCAATTAGGTTTTGACCATGAACGCCTCGTTTATCGGTATCAGGGCCGAGATTTTCGCCTGACGGATGTCCACGGTGAGGTGGTCCGAGACATTTTGACATAGTCGCAATCGCTGCCCGGTGGTCAGTCTTGCTGAAGAGGTTCGGCTGCCATTTCGGCCGCGACTCATTGAGTGGGGCCACGAATGCCGTAAAGGACTCCACCGTCGAGATCGATTGGATGCCCGGATGGTAATCGAGTAGCTGCGCCCTGGTCGGCATTCGGGATCTGCCACAGCAGTTTTTCATCACCGCCTGCAAGCAGACTTATATTGATGATCCGCTGATCACGTAGATCCATGAAACCATACCAGTTAAGCGTAACCTGATGTTCCCAGTTGTGGCCGCTGGCCAATTTGAGGTTGTTTCCCAAACGGCCCGACGCATGCGATCCCCCTTCGATTTGAATGCGCATGACAGTTTTATCTTCATGAGGAATTTCTTCTCCGAAGAAATTCCATTGTTGTGCGTCACTTTTTGAGCCGGGAACCTGGCCCGTCGGATCTACGTCAAGCATGCCGAGATAGGTTCGACTGACGATCCGTTGGCTGAGCGAATCAGGTAGTCGGAATCGTTGTCCTGCTGCGGACTTGGCGGCGAGGGCTAAATCGGATTGCAGCTGAGGCTGGATTTCGAGTCGCGCCTCCATGTAATGTTCTTGAAGCGTGGTGTCGGCAATGGGGTTTCCTTGATTGTCTAATGCTCGGCCAATAATCCTTGCGATGAAGTCATCGCCGGTGCCCTTTAAGACGCCTGTGCACTGTTCTCCGATTGGATGCTGTTGTGGCACGCGAAGGGAGATGAGTGAATCTTTTGCCGTCGCTAATGGGACGCTCGGAAATCGTCTGTATCGTTCTGCTGGAACAGCCTGCTCAGCGTCAGGGAACTGTTGGTAACGTTCCTGCACATGCTGAAAGAACTGCAGGATACTGTCGCTGTTGTCGAAAGCGATCGTCCAGGCTAAAACCTTGCCGGCAGAGTTCACCGAGCAGATACCCTGAGCAGCGACTTTTGAGCGGCTGATTTCAGCAAGTAAAGCGCCCTCAATTCCCTGGGGGGGATTGTTGACGGTCTGGGCCTTCAAGGCGACAGGGATGAAATCTTGTTGGATGCGTTCAATTACGTTTGGATTCGAAAAAACCACCTCACGGGCGGCAGCCGCGAACACTCAGCATCGTTCGTCATCGATTGGGCGATCAATAAATACCCAAAGAATGACCGGTTTGTTTTGCAATCGCGATTCTTTTAATCCGTCCAGTAAACAACTCTTCCAGGGAATCTTTCTCCAAGCAACGTCGTTTTGCTTCATTTGTGCGATGCGGCGGTCGACACTTGCCGGCGACGCTTTTTCAATTTTTGTCCCCGGGCGATCGCTGGGTTCGTTGGCTGGGGAGAATACGCTCTGTGGCGCTGGACCGTTCTTCGTCGATTTCTTATGCTCGACGGCCATCAAAATTGGTTGTAATTTCAGCTTGATCACTTCGAGCAAGCTTTTCGCCTCCCCAAGACGATCTGACTGGATCAGATTGGAGACCTGTTGGAGCTTTGCCTGTAATTTGGGGAAATGGCGGCCTGCTCGGCTCAAATTAGTAAGCGTCGACCCGATCTGCGTCAACTGGTCGGATAGTCGTTGCTTGGTTGACTGGGCATCGTAGCTCGTCTTGAGGGTAAAAGCCTTTTTGCGCTGTTCGGCAGTCAATTGATTTCGCAAGCGGATCATTACCTGCAGACGCAATTGCTTTTCTGATTTTTCAATCGCAAGGATTGCGTCTAGCTGATTCAAAACCGCCTCTTCGTTGACAACATCCGCCTTCAGGAGTTGAGCCATTTTTCGAGATGCGGCCTCGGAATTTTGTGCATGCATCCGAAAGTCGGAACCTGCCTGTTCAAGTTGCGTCTTAATCGCATTGAGCTGGGAGGCCGTCAAATCAAGTTGCTGCTTGTGTTGTATCAGCAGGTCAGGCGGAAGAAAAAAACGTTCGATCTTTTCCTGGCCCCCCGATCGGCTCACAGCGAGGCCCAATACAAAGGTGGCCAGTGTGATGCAAAGAAGGTGTCTGTCACAAGCCATGAGAATCTTCCTTCGAATGTTTGGTCCACAGTAGATGGGGCAAGTTTTGATTGCCAATTCCATCTTTCGAACACGTCGATTGCAACTGCAGTTGACGACAGATCGTGAAAGCAAGAAGTCCGCGTGGGAGGGTGTTTGGGTGCACTCATTGTCGGCTAATAAGCGGTTCGAATTGTTCGGTTCGCTTGGTAGCTCGGGATAGCCTTATTTTCGTTTCTATTATCCTGTCTGCGACGGCCGGTACAAGGACAAGGTTGGGAGAAATCACCCGTCTGCTCCCATGCTGTTGTTTGCGATTGGATGGTCCAGCGGTGGCAAACTTGTGTGTGTAATTCTCTGGCACAAAAGGTAATTCATCGAAAATTTACGACAGGCCGTAGCCGTTGGATTGGGGCGATTGCTGGCGTAGATGAAGAAATAGCGCGAGTTGTGGGATCGACAGATGATGCTCCTAACTCACCTCACAGGTCACTTTGACGACTTTAGTAGCCACCATCCAACCGGGACGTATTTCGTGATAGGTGACGACTCAACTCGGTTGGTCACGAATGACGTTAATGAAAAGATTCACCAATCGCTCGGAACGAAAAACAGGGGCTCCAAGCTGGTGAGAGATTAGCTTGGATGGGCTCAAAGCGGACATTTTGCCAAGCCAAGCAACAGTGCCATGGCAACGGCGCCTAGTTGCGATAGGGCCCTAAGGCGGGTGCTGACTCAAACCAATCGTCTGGGCGAGATCGTAGCCGTTTGTCGTAATTGTTTCGCATGCGAGTTTCCCAACTAGCCGGAATAGCCGAAGCTTCGGGCTCGCGACCTTGATCATCGATCTCGTTCATCCAATTGACGAGCTGCGCTTTGAGCCTGTTTTTGGTTTCCGTGTGCTGGGGAGAATCTGCAAGGTTGTTGATTTCCCAAGGATCGGCGCGCAAGTCGTAGAGCTCTTCGGTGGGACGCTGGCTTGCCATGAGTGCGGTTGGTGGCCCTTCTAGTTGTCCCTTGGAATCGAGGCTTCGCAATAATCCAATAATGGGATAACTTGCCTCTTTGTATCGGTTGAGCTGCAAGAATGGCCGCTCCGGATATCGGTTCAACAGATAGCGGTATTGTTTGTCGCGCACGGTGCGGATGTGAAGGACCGTTTCGTCGCCTCGGTCGCGACCGCCAAATAAATAGTCGCGGGGAGAAGCTCGATGAGGCCCTAGAAACGGTTGGCCTTGCATTTTCGGGGGCGTTTCAATCCCAGCCATAGCAAGGCTCGTGGCGCTGACGTCAATCGATGCAACTAAATCGTTAGACACGAGCCCTGCCTCATAGCCCGCTGGCATGGGAAGCTGTGGATTGTTCGGTGGCCAGAAGATGATCAGCGGAACATGCATTCCACTGTCGTAGGGCCACTGCTTGCCGCGTGGCATAGCTCGCCCGTGGTCGCCCATGAAAACGACCACCGTATTTTCGGCCAAGCCGTCCTGCTGTAACAGCTCCAAGACGAAGCCAACCTTGTCGTCGAGCGCCATGATTGCGTTCAGGTATTGTGCCCAGACTGCACGCGTCACGGCATGGTCTGGATAATAGGGTGGTATCTCAACCTTCTCGGGGTCTGCCAATTTGGCGATGTGCCGATGGGCTTGATTCCACGAACGCCCACGATGAGTTTCTGGGAAGTTTACTTGGGCGTAAAACGGTTGGTTGTCCTTCAATTGACTCCACTGTTTGAAGTCAAACGGTTGCTTGCCCTTGTCGTATGTGAAATTCCAGTCGGTTTTACCCGTTCCGCGATAAAACTGTTTTGTCTTGGCGTCACCGGTTAATTCAGTGATGTTCGCTGTGGAATAGCCCGCATCACGGAACCAATCCGTTAAGACACGGACACCTTTTGGCAGAGGGTTCGAGCCATCTCGATGGGATCGATGGTTTTGTGCATCGATGGCCATCGCATACATGCCGGTCATGAACGACGAGCGACTGGTCGAACAGACCGGAGTAACAGTGAAAGCGTTGCGGAACAGCATCCCCTGGTCAGCAAGCTGATCGAGATGTGGCGTATGGACTTGCTCCGTGCCGTAGCATCCAAGTTCCGGCCCGATGTCCTCTGCCAGAATCCAAAGAATATTAGGTTGTCCCGAGGCGGTGGCCAGCAGGGGTGTTCCACAAGCGAGCAGTCCGATGAGAATTCGCAGCATGTCTGCTTGCGCAGGACTCGGCGAGAAGACCTGCCTTCTTTCTTGGCAAGATTAATGGGTGAGCCGTTTGGCGGTTAACCCTCGTTGTGATCGTCGTTGTGATCGTCGTTGTGATCGTCGTCGTGATCCTCCTCGTGATCCTCCTCGTGATCGTCGTCGTGATCGTCGTCGTCGTCGTGATGGCGTCCATGATCCTCGTCGTGATCCCGCTCTCGACCCAAGAAATGCTGTTCGAAATTTTCAAGCTGTCGGTTGATGTGCCGCTCCAGTTCTTCCCCGCGACGATCCGTGTGTTCCCGTAATTCGTCCAGGCCACGATGAGCATCGTCGACGACGTGGGAAAGTCTCTCGGAATGTGTCAGTCTTTCGTGCAAGTGATGAACGGCCGCTTGTAATTCTTGCACAGTACGCGTTAACTCATCGACTTGTCGTTGCTGGGCAGGTGCTTGTACGGGGCGACGATTTTGCTGTCCACGAAAGCCGCGGTTTTGAACGCCACTGGGTCGTCGATCCGGTTGGCTTCGCCGCATCCGTCGTCCTTGAAGTCGTTGCTCAAGGCGATTCGCCTCGGACTCAAGACCGGCCATCTTCAGGTGTTGAATGGCTTGTCGGAGATGATCAGTTGCGCCATTGTTTTTGTCGGAGTGATCGGAGTTGCGGTGCTGTTGGTTGTCACGATGTCGATCTGAATTGGAATGGTTTTGTGATTGCTTATTGGGGCCATTCTGAGCAATGACTGCTTCGGCGCTAACGCCGAAGAGTAGGCATGAAACCGCGAGGATTAGGCATCGGAATGCCGAAGGACCATGAGCGATGGTTTGCATGAAAAAAACCTCTTTTTTTGAACCTGTTTAAACGAAAGGAAAGTGCAGCCTAGCGACCCGCGGGGCGAAAGTCTCGGGATCCACATGATTCGATGGAGCACCAATGGTTCTCAAGTGTAACGCACTCGCTAAGGTGATTCAGCGGGTCTGGCCGAAAAACATGGTTGGATCCCCAGGCACTTGGTAGACTACTTTCGGTGGAAAAACGGTGATAAGCGGGAAATTCCCACGCCCGAATTAAGTGGTCTTTACAAATTGCGTGATGAGGAAGTGCGATGGCAGAACTTGCCCCTGTTTCTTTTGGGTTGCGTCTTGTGATTCCTGCTGTCTTTTTCCTTAGTGGGTTGAATGCCTGTACCCTTCGGGCTGCAGAACGCCCGAACATTCTTTTTATTTTCGCCGATGATCAGTGCTATCAAACGATTGGTGAAATTGTCGGTGACGAGATCGAAACGCCGAATCTAGATCGATTGGTCCGGCAAGGACTGACCTTCACCCGTACTTACAACATGGGTTCTTGGAGCGGAGCAGTCTGCGTAGCAAGTCGGACCATGTTAAACACGGGTCGATATCTGTGGCATGCTAATCGCATTTATAACGAGACTGAGCAAGAGCGCAAGGCTGGAAGATTCTGGTCGGAATACCTTCGCGCGGGCGGCTATGATACTTACATGACAGGAAAGTGGCATGTAAAGGCGAATGCGCAGGAAGCGTTTGACGTTACGGCGCACGTCCGCGGTGGAATGCCGGCTCAAACTCCAACCGGATACAACCGGCCCCTACCCGATCAAGCAGATCCGTGGCGACCTTGGGATCAGAGTTTTGGCGGTTTTTGGCAAGGTGGCAAACACTGGAGTGAAGTAGTCGGTGACAACGCAGTCAGCTTTCTTTCGCAGGCATCCACCGATAATGATCCGTTTTTCATGTACATCGCATTTAATGCTCCCCATGATCCACGGCAATCGCCCCAGGAATTCGTCGATCGTTATCCGGTGAACGAGATGAAGCTACCGGTGAACTTCCTTACGTATTATCCCTTTAAGGAGTTGATTGGATGCGGGGAGAAGTTGCGCGATGAGCGACTGGGGCCCTTCCCGCGTACGCCTGAAGCCGTGCAAGTGCATCGGCAAGAATATTACGCGATCATTACCCACATGGACGAACAGATTGGGCGGATCCTTGCCGCGCTGCAGGAGTCGGGCAAAGCAGAAAACACGTATGTCTTTTTCACGGCGGATCACGGTCTGGCCGTTGGTCAGCACGGGCTATTTGGCAAGCAAAACATGTACGATCATAGCGTGCGAGTTCCCTTCATGGTCAACGGACCAGGCATCAAGGCCGGACAACGATGTGACGCGCCGATCTATTTGCAAGACGTGATGCCAACGACTTTGGAGTTGGCTGGGATCGAAAAACCCGAACATGTGCAATTTGATACATTGATGCCGATCATCCGAGGCGAAGAGCGAACTTCCGGCTACGACGCGATGTATGGTGCCTATCTGATGTTGCAACGAATGGTGACGATGGATGACTATAAATTAATTCTGTATCCCAAGGCGAAAGTGGTGAGGCTCTTTAACCTCCGGACCGATCCACATGAAATGGACGATCTTGCAAGTGACCCGCGTCAGCTTGATCGCATGAAACGCATGTTCGCCCGTTTTC includes:
- a CDS encoding DUF1553 domain-containing protein translates to MLQFEKVWTGCRSQIGRALLSSCLLVILPASLVAQRSADEVVDFNDDVRPILQERCFRCHGPDAATREAGLRLDQREGALAELESGLRAIVPADLNNSELLSRISSLDEDLRMPPEGSGESLADSEIAILRQWIEQGASYQQHWAFVAPQVHRPVTKSGRPAWGNNAIDRFVFDGLRERGLVPAERADRYTLVRRLSLDLTGLPPTIEEVDHFVFDQQPDAYARLVDRLLQSPAFGERWARVWLDIARYADSAGYAADPPRVIWRYRDWVIDALNRNLPFDEFSVQQLAGDLLPNSTDEQLLATAFHRNTMTNSEGGTDDEEFRSAAVVDRVNTTMQVWMGLTMGCAQCHSHKYDPISQEEYFQFYAVFNNTADADRADESPGLREYTAEENRLRKTLQSEITGLKTKLEQLQQEQIDRQATTPDSLQARFVRIESLQDKAFLSLAEVQVLVGDRNVATSGTAQQSSVAYDGPAKFAIDGETNGDFNLKSTTHTAAEDRPWWEVDLKVGHMVDAIAVWNRTDGDSSKRLKQFRVVALNEDRQAIFVKVFDQIPMPSVRVELPQQVELLSAKQLEAIAQYRQANQGELSVLRAEIATREKQLQGIKGVLTPIMRELPRDKRRTTHVQIRGNFLIQGAKVEAGVPASFHPLPADVEPNRLEVTRWLVSADNPLTARVAVNRCWEQLFGIGLVETSEDFGTQGELPSHPRLLDTLAVRYVDRGWDTKWLLREIVMSATYQQASGVTEQKLAIDPSNRLLSRGASFRLSAEMIRDQALAIAGQLSRKMMGPSVRPPRPALGLRAAFGGSTDWQPSAGEDRFRRGIYTRWRRTTPYPSMTTFDAPSREVCTIRRVRTNTPLQALVTLNDPVFIEAAKGLASRMVSEPDRSVEDRIAHGFRLCVARPPARLEVARLAELYGRVRNQYAQQPENAKHLAFEPLGPIGMTTPDLAAWTVLANVLLNLDELLAKK
- a CDS encoding DUF1501 domain-containing protein, whose product is MNTLHEQALRQTRRHFFRDCQLGLGSIALSTLLASESNADQERPLAARTPHHPAKARNVIYLHMAGSPPHLDLFDYKPELVKRTGENCPAEYFQGKRFAFTSAAPKLLGTPRKFGQHGEGGLWLSDALPNLSNVADELCVIRSMNTDQFNHAPAQLMLYTGSPRMGRPSLGSWVTYGLGSENQNLPGFVVLVSSGSNPSAGKSVWGSGFLPSVFQGVQCRTQGDPVLFVSNPEGMDRNLRRMSLDALRDLNQIQMAEGGDPETRTRIAQYELAYRMQASVPEVMDISRETEATKKAYGAVPGESSFANNCLLARRLVEQGVRFVQLFDWGWDFHGTNPKEDIRDGLTKKCSTMDQPVAALIQDLKERGLLNETLVVLSGEFGRTPFREGRTSKGSILGRDHFPDCYSMFLAGGGIRGGHTHGASDELGFRPVEDKVHVHDLQATILHQLGFDHERLVYRYQGRDFRLTDVHGEVVRDILT
- a CDS encoding periplasmic heavy metal sensor; this encodes MACDRHLLCITLATFVLGLAVSRSGGQEKIERFFLPPDLLIQHKQQLDLTASQLNAIKTQLEQAGSDFRMHAQNSEAASRKMAQLLKADVVNEEAVLNQLDAILAIEKSEKQLRLQVMIRLRNQLTAEQRKKAFTLKTSYDAQSTKQRLSDQLTQIGSTLTNLSRAGRHFPKLQAKLQQVSNLIQSDRLGEAKSLLEVIKLKLQPILMAVEHKKSTKNGPAPQSVFSPANEPSDRPGTKIEKASPASVDRRIAQMKQNDVAWRKIPWKSCLLDGLKESRLQNKPVILWVFIDRPIDDERC
- a CDS encoding sulfatase yields the protein MLRILIGLLACGTPLLATASGQPNILWILAEDIGPELGCYGTEQVHTPHLDQLADQGMLFRNAFTVTPVCSTSRSSFMTGMYAMAIDAQNHRSHRDGSNPLPKGVRVLTDWFRDAGYSTANITELTGDAKTKQFYRGTGKTDWNFTYDKGKQPFDFKQWSQLKDNQPFYAQVNFPETHRGRSWNQAHRHIAKLADPEKVEIPPYYPDHAVTRAVWAQYLNAIMALDDKVGFVLELLQQDGLAENTVVVFMGDHGRAMPRGKQWPYDSGMHVPLIIFWPPNNPQLPMPAGYEAGLVSNDLVASIDVSATSLAMAGIETPPKMQGQPFLGPHRASPRDYLFGGRDRGDETVLHIRTVRDKQYRYLLNRYPERPFLQLNRYKEASYPIIGLLRSLDSKGQLEGPPTALMASQRPTEELYDLRADPWEINNLADSPQHTETKNRLKAQLVNWMNEIDDQGREPEASAIPASWETRMRNNYDKRLRSRPDDWFESAPALGPYRN
- a CDS encoding sulfatase-like hydrolase/transferase, yielding MAELAPVSFGLRLVIPAVFFLSGLNACTLRAAERPNILFIFADDQCYQTIGEIVGDEIETPNLDRLVRQGLTFTRTYNMGSWSGAVCVASRTMLNTGRYLWHANRIYNETEQERKAGRFWSEYLRAGGYDTYMTGKWHVKANAQEAFDVTAHVRGGMPAQTPTGYNRPLPDQADPWRPWDQSFGGFWQGGKHWSEVVGDNAVSFLSQASTDNDPFFMYIAFNAPHDPRQSPQEFVDRYPVNEMKLPVNFLTYYPFKELIGCGEKLRDERLGPFPRTPEAVQVHRQEYYAIITHMDEQIGRILAALQESGKAENTYVFFTADHGLAVGQHGLFGKQNMYDHSVRVPFMVNGPGIKAGQRCDAPIYLQDVMPTTLELAGIEKPEHVQFDTLMPIIRGEERTSGYDAMYGAYLMLQRMVTMDDYKLILYPKAKVVRLFNLRTDPHEMDDLASDPRQLDRMKRMFARFLELQKETGDQLNIGSVFPQLGS